The Bradyrhizobium sp. LLZ17 genomic sequence CGGATCATCCTGTGCTGAATTCCGCGCCGGCCGTGATCGCGTTCGAAGTGTCCGACACCGGCATCGGGATTCCGCTCGAGAAGCAGAAGCTGATCTTCGAGGCATTCCAGCAGGCTGACGCCGGCACCAGCCGCAAATATGGTGGCACCGGCCTCGGTCTTGCGATCAGCCGCGAGCTCGCGAGCCTGCTTGGCGGCGAGATCCACCTGCGCAGCTTGCCCGGCAAGGGTTCGTCCTTCACGCTCTATCTGCCGCTGAAATATTCGGGCCCGACGCTCGCACCGCGCGCCGCGCCGCAGCAGCAATACAGCCAGCCGCCGGCACTGCAGCCAGCAGCAACGACGCCCGAACGCGTCATCGAGCAGCTGCCGGACGATCGACTCAAGCTCGAGCCCGGCGACAGTATCCTCCTGATCGTCGAGGACGACCCGCATTATGCGCGGATTCTGGTCGATCTCGCGCGCGACAAGGGATTCAAGGTCCTGGTCGCCTCGCGTGGCGCGGAAGCGCTCGATCTTGCCAAGCAGTATCAGCCAAGAGCCGTTTCGCTCGACGTGTTCCTGCCCGACATGCTCGGCTGGACAGTGCTGAGCCAGCTCAAGCACAATCCGCTGACGCGCCACATTCCCGTGCAGATCATCACGCTCGACGAGGACCGCCAGCATGCGCTGGCGCGCGGCGCCTTCTCCTTCGTCAACAAGCCGACCACCACGGAGGGTGTTTCGGCTGCGCTGTCGCAAATCAAGGAATATGCCAGGCCGCGGCGCAAGCGGCTGTTGATCGTCGAGGACAACGAGGCCGAGCAGCTCTCGATCCGGGAGCTCCTGCATCACGACGACATCGAGATCGTGACCACCGATACCGGCGCCGGCGCACTTTCGATGCTGCGCGAGGCGCCGTGCGATTGCGTGGTGCTCGACCTGCGGCTGCCCGATATGAGCGGCTTCGAGGTGCTCGACCAGATCCGCCACGACGAAGCGCTGTCGAACATTCCGGTGGTCGTGTTCACCGGCCGCGAACTGTCGGCCGAGGAGGATGCGGAACTCCACACGATGGCGCGCAGCATCGTGGTTAAGGGTGTGGAATCGCCGGAACGCCTGCTCGACGAGACTGCATTGTTCCTGCATCGCGTGATCACCGAACTTCCGATCGAGAAGCAGCGCATGCTGGAGAAACTGAACAGCTCCGACGAGGACCTGATCGGCAAGACCGCGTTGCTCGTCGACGACGACGCCCGCAACATCTTCGCGCTGTCGAGCGTGCTGGAGCGGCGCGGCATGAAGGTTCTGACGGCGACCACCGGCCGCGAAGCGGTGACGCTGGTCGAGTCCAACCCGGAAATCGCCATCGTGCTGATGGACATCATGATGCCGCAGATGGATGGCTATCAGACCATCGGCGTGATCAGGGAGAACCCGGCCTTCTTGCGCCTGCCGATCATCGCGCTGACAGCGAAGGCGATGAAGGGCGACCGCGAGAAATGTCTGGAAGCCGGCGCGTCCGACTACCTCGCCAAACCCGTCAACACCGATCAATTGCTGCTTGCAATCCGCATGTGGCTGCACCGCTGAGCGGGATCCGAGAATGGACCACCAAAGGGTCAACATCCTCCTCGTCGACGACCAGCCGGCCAAGCTGCTCGCCTACGAGGTCATCCTGAAGGAACTCGGCGAGAATCTCGTGATCGCTTCGTCGGGGCGCGAGGCGCTGGAGGTGCTGCTCAAGACCGAGATCGCGGTGATCCTGGTCGATGTCTGCATGCCCGAACTCGACGGTTTTGAGCTCGCGGCGATGATCCGCGAGCATCCGCGGTTCCAGAAAACAGCAATGATCTTCATCTCGGCAATCCAGGTCAGCGACATCGACCGGCTGCGCGGCTACGAGATGGGCGCCGTCGACTACGTTCCGGTGCCGGTCGTGCCGGAGGTGCTGCGTGCCAAGATCAAGGTGTTCGCCGAACTCTACCGCAAGACGCGCCAGCTCGAACGGCTGAACCAGGAGCTCGAGGACCGCGTCCGCGCGCGTACCGCGGAACTGGAGAACTCCACCGCAAAACTGCGCGAAAGCGAACAGCGCCGCAGCATGGCGATCGCGGCCGGCAAGATGGGGTCCTGGGACTGGGACTGGATCAACGGCGACTGGATGTGGGACGAAGGCCAGTACCGCATCTTCGGGGTGACGCCGGAGACCTTCAACGTCACTTCGGCAAACATCCAGGCTTTGCTGCATCCCGACGATGTCGATCAGTTCCGTCGGGCGATCGCCGCGCTCAATAGCGGCGCGCTCGCGTATGAGGCGGAGTTCCGCATCGGCCGGCCCGATGGCGAGATTCGCTGGTGCGTCGGCACGGCGGCCGCGACGGTGGACGAGAGCGGACGCGTGGTGCGGGTCAGCGGCGTCACCGTCGACATCACGGAACGTAAGCGCGCCGAAGAGCGACAGACTCTGCTGGCACGGGAAGTCGACCATCGCGCCAAGAACGCGCTGGCACTGGCGCAGTCGATCGTGCGCCTCACCCGCGCCGACGGGGTCCAAGCCTATGTCAGCGCCGTCGAGGGGCGCATCAACGCACTCGCGCGCGTGCACACGATCCTGTCGCTGTCGAGCTGGCAAGGCGCCGAGTTGTCCAAGCTGATCGACGAGGAGCTTGCGCCCTATTCGCTTGGCGGCCAGGTCAAGCTGGCAGGTCCCCAGGTGCAGTTGCTGCCCACCACGGCACAGACACTGGCACTTGCTCTGCACGAGCTCTTCACCAATTCGGCAAAATATGGTGCGCTCTCGACACGATCAGGACGGCTTGCAATCGGCTGGCAGTCCGAGAACGACCTCCTCATTTTGACGTGGGAGGAATCCGGCGGCCCAGCAGTCATGACGCCGAAATCGCGCGGCTTTGGCACAAGGAGCCTGCTGGCGAGTGTCGAATCGCAGCTCGGCGGACGAGCGCAATTTGATTGGCGCGCGGAGGGCCTGTTGTGCCGGCTCGAAGTGCCCCTGATGCCAAAGTCTGCGGCCGCGTCGGCAGCACAGGACAGGTTCGACCCCAACACCTTTCCTGAGCTACAACGCGCATTGGGTTAGCGCGAAGCGACTGCTTCCCTCTGCTCTGTCGGCCGAGGGTCAACGGCGATGCGCCCCTCAAGCCATGCTTCCGTTTGCGCGAGATCGCGTAACGCCGTCGCGTAGCGAAGGGCCGCGCTTCGCTCCGCGCCGCGCGGCAGCTTGCGCGCCTTGCGCAGCATGTCGGCGGCCGCGTTGCGATACGCCAGCGAGCGATAAAGAAAGACAACCTTGCCCATATCGAATATTCCCGTGTTGATGGCGTCATTCTCGCAAAGCGAGCATGAACGTCGCCTGAAGCGACTCATGACAATTCCTTCATCCGAGATGGAACCCTGGATCATTGCGCGCGTTTGCATGCCAAAGCGAGCGGCAGTTCCATGCGGGCAAAAAAGTCGCCAAGCCTGATCTCTCCCACCGGCCTCATCAAGCTGATGACGCATGCGATGATGGGTGCCGCGCTCGGCCTTGGTTTCGGTCTTGCACTCATTCTGTTCAATCCAGCGGTCGCCAGCCTGCTGAACCATGGCGGACGCCAGGCGGTTTTCGTCTTTGTCATCACGCTGGTGACGACGTTTTCGATCGGCGCAGCGCTCACAGGCGTCGTGTTCATCATTTCCGAAGACAAGGAATTTTGAGGTCCGGGTGAAAACGCCTGAGTGGTTCCTTGGAACTCCTGCCGCAGATAGCGGTTGGGTGCCTGCGTCAATTCAACTCAGGAGTCCCCCGCATGAAGACCACCAAGCTTGCCCTCGCCGTGATGTTGGCAACCGGCCTTGCCGCCGCGCCGTTCGCCGCGCAGGCCAAGTCGCACAAATCGAAGCACCCATCCTCGATGTCGTCTTCGCAGACGACGGGAGCCAATACCAAGTCAAGGGTCCCTGACGCCTCCGGCCAAGGCGGCTCTGGTCCCGGCTCCGACCAAGGCGGCAGCATGACGAATAAGGGCACGACCAACACCAAGTAGGCTCGCCGAATTCCAGGAAAGGCCCCGCGATCGCGGGGCCTTTTTGCTTTGATGCGCGAACGGGGGATTGGCCTGCTCCGCGAGCTGCGCCGCATCTCAAGTGACGTTAAGGCGCGACTTACGAAAGTGTCTTCACGAGCTGGTCAAGCCGCGCCCGCTTACGCGAGATCAGGAGCTGGGCCGCGGCGTCGTCGAGGCCCTCGCGCCGCAATTGACGGATCGCGGAGCCCAGTTCGAGGATCTCGGCGCGCAGTTTCCAGAATCCGGTAGGCGTCCGGGTCTTCGTCCACTACGTGCCTCCATCCGCTGAACGCCTCTGATGATTCCCTCTCAATATCTCAGCGACGCAGAGCCGCGCGTGTCGGCTTGCTCTCGATCTTCCCTGAACGCAGACGCACCCGGTTGCCGATATCGGGCAACACCTCGCCGCCCCCGGCTGCCTTCCATTCGCCGATCAGCAGGTTGATTTTCCGGCGCAGATCCATCTGCGCGGGGGCTTGCTCGGTGCAGTCGCGATCGCGGTTGACGAGGTCGCGCACAGACGCCTCGACGTGGGCCATTTCCAGCCTCAAGGCGCTGATTTTACGTCGAATTTCATTAATTCTGTTGTCCATGGCTTGTTAGAACAAAATAAGAACATATAGTCAAGTCACCAATTCCGTATGGAGAGCGGACATGCAGGTTCAGGGTCAATACGACGCCAGGGTTTTTCTCATGGATCAGATGACCCGGGCGCAGGGGCTGAGGCTGAAGCGGCTGAGTGAGGAGGCCTACCAGCCCACGCAATACGATCGATATCTGTCCTCCGGTGAAGCCGCGCGACGCATCCAGCTGCTGGAGGCGGAAATCGAGCTGGCGAATTCCTTCTAGCTTGCTTGGCGCGTTCGCGCCTTGCGGCGCGTTTCGGAACCATGCCTGCTTCGAGCAGTTCTCTCGACCGAAGGGAGAAACTTGATGGCACGCAAGGCAAAGAAGCGCCGTTACTCGCGCAGCGCCGGCAAGGATGTCGAGCGCGAGATGCGCCGTTACAAGAAGGGTACCGCGAAGAGCGGACCGGGCGGTCGTGGCGGACGCGTGAAGAGCCGCAAGCAGGCGATCGCAATCGGCCTGTCCGAAGCGCGCAAGAAGGGCAAGAAGGTCCCGAAGCGGAAAACAGCCAAGAAGACCAAGAAGACGGCCAAGAAGAGCTCGAGGAAAAGTTCGAGCAAAAGATCGAAGAAAAGCTCCAAACGTAAATCCGCCAAGCGGTCGTAGAGACCAGCCTCAGATCATGCTGCCCGGCATGAAGCAGCGGATCGAGATGCCAAACGCCGTCTTGACCGGCCACACCATGGTGCGGCCGGCGCGGTTTGGCTCGGTGATGACGGCTTCGTCGGGGACTTCGACCCACTGCCCGTCGAGGCGCACTTGGTAGTGGCCGTTGTGCGATTCCCAATCGGGATCGGCGACCGCAACGCCGTCGGCGTCCGAGCAGCACGGACCGAGATGGCTGCGCAGACTGTCGAACCAAGGCTTGAGCGGCGAATCGGCGTAGCGGCCGTCGTCGCGACCCATCGCACTTCCGATAGA encodes the following:
- a CDS encoding DUF6496 domain-containing protein, yielding MARKAKKRRYSRSAGKDVEREMRRYKKGTAKSGPGGRGGRVKSRKQAIAIGLSEARKKGKKVPKRKTAKKTKKTAKKSSRKSSSKRSKKSSKRKSAKRS
- a CDS encoding DUF3072 domain-containing protein — translated: MQVQGQYDARVFLMDQMTRAQGLRLKRLSEEAYQPTQYDRYLSSGEAARRIQLLEAEIELANSF
- a CDS encoding HWE histidine kinase domain-containing protein, whose product is MDHQRVNILLVDDQPAKLLAYEVILKELGENLVIASSGREALEVLLKTEIAVILVDVCMPELDGFELAAMIREHPRFQKTAMIFISAIQVSDIDRLRGYEMGAVDYVPVPVVPEVLRAKIKVFAELYRKTRQLERLNQELEDRVRARTAELENSTAKLRESEQRRSMAIAAGKMGSWDWDWINGDWMWDEGQYRIFGVTPETFNVTSANIQALLHPDDVDQFRRAIAALNSGALAYEAEFRIGRPDGEIRWCVGTAAATVDESGRVVRVSGVTVDITERKRAEERQTLLAREVDHRAKNALALAQSIVRLTRADGVQAYVSAVEGRINALARVHTILSLSSWQGAELSKLIDEELAPYSLGGQVKLAGPQVQLLPTTAQTLALALHELFTNSAKYGALSTRSGRLAIGWQSENDLLILTWEESGGPAVMTPKSRGFGTRSLLASVESQLGGRAQFDWRAEGLLCRLEVPLMPKSAAASAAQDRFDPNTFPELQRALG